The nucleotide window AAGTCTAAGTGGTTGGTTGGCTCATCGAGCAGTAATAGGTTCGGTTTTTGCCAAACAATCAATGCCAATACCAAACGTGCTTTTTCACCACCCGAGAATGGCGCGACTTTTTCCAGCGCTTTATCGCCCTGGAAGCCAAAACTACCCAAGTAATCACGTAACTGTTGTTCGGTTTGATTCGGTGCGATTTGCATTAAGTGCTGTAGTGGCGTTTCTTCAGGGTGCAGCGTTTCAAGCTGGTGCTGAGCGAAGTAGCCAATCTTCACGCCTTGTGAATAGGTCAGGTCGCCGCCTTGGGCTTTGAGCTCGCCAGAAAGCAGTTTGATCAGCGTTGATTTACCTGCACCATTGCGACCAAGTAGACCGATACGGCTGCCAGGGACTAGGTTAAGGCGGATTTTCTCCAGAATTAAGTTGTCATCGTAGCCTGCCGAGACATCATCCATCATCATGATTGGATTTGGTAAAGCGGCAGGTTGACGGAATTCAAAGCTGAATGGGTTATCGAACTGCGCTGGTAGTACTTTCTCCATGCGTTCCAGTGCCTTAATTCGGCTCTGCGCCTGACGTGCTTTGGACGCTTTGTAGCGGAATCGGTCGATGTAGCTTTGCATGTGCGACATCTGCTTTTGCTGCTTCTCGAACATCGCTTGCTGAAGAATCATTTTTTGCGCACGCTGGTTTTCGAATGACGAGTAGTTACCGGTGTATTCATTCAGCTGCTGATTTTCGATGTGAATGATGCGACCAACGATAGGATCAAGGAAATCACGGTCGTGCGAAATCAGAATTAACGTGCCCGGGTAGTTTTGTAGCCAGCGTTCCAACCACATTACCGCATCTAAATCCAGGTGGTTAGTTGGCTCATCGAGCAGCAGTAAATCAGAGCGACAAAGCAGTGCTTGAGCGAGGTTGAGACGCATACGCCAGCCACCGGAAAACTGAGTCAGACTCCAGCTCATCTGTTCCTGACTGAACCCTAAGCCGTCAAGCAACTCTGCAGCTCGGGCGCGAATGCTATAACCACCAATGGTTTCGATTTTGCCGTGAATTTCAGCGACCAGAGTACCGTTATCTTGCTCTTCAGCGGCGGAAAGTTGCTTTTCAAGGTCACGGAACTCACGATCGCCATCTATGACATACTCTAATGCACTGCGCTCCAGAGCGGGTGTTTCCTGTGCTACCCAAGCAAGTTCCCAGTGCTGTGGTTGGCTGAATGAACCAGCATCAATCGA belongs to Vibrio sp. STUT-A11 and includes:
- a CDS encoding ABC transporter ATP-binding protein, which encodes MITFSDIQLLRGGKPLLDQASATIHPGDKVGLVGKNGCGKSTLFALLKDELSIDAGSFSQPQHWELAWVAQETPALERSALEYVIDGDREFRDLEKQLSAAEEQDNGTLVAEIHGKIETIGGYSIRARAAELLDGLGFSQEQMSWSLTQFSGGWRMRLNLAQALLCRSDLLLLDEPTNHLDLDAVMWLERWLQNYPGTLILISHDRDFLDPIVGRIIHIENQQLNEYTGNYSSFENQRAQKMILQQAMFEKQQKQMSHMQSYIDRFRYKASKARQAQSRIKALERMEKVLPAQFDNPFSFEFRQPAALPNPIMMMDDVSAGYDDNLILEKIRLNLVPGSRIGLLGRNGAGKSTLIKLLSGELKAQGGDLTYSQGVKIGYFAQHQLETLHPEETPLQHLMQIAPNQTEQQLRDYLGSFGFQGDKALEKVAPFSGGEKARLVLALIVWQKPNLLLLDEPTNHLDLDMRQALTFALQTFEGAMVIVSHDRYLLRATTDDLYLVHDRQVAPFDGDLNDYYKWLTEQQKVERKEAQASQPAKDTANSAVAKKEQKRREAEFRKQTAPIRKTLTQLENKMDKLGAALAKAEEQLADNSLYEAENKAKLNEVLALQSSSKSELEEVEMEWMSAQEELEQMELEFNQ